The proteins below are encoded in one region of Acidobacteriota bacterium:
- a CDS encoding membrane dipeptidase — protein sequence MLLVDAHLDLSMNALEWNRDLRQPVAAIRAREAGLTDRPDRGRATVSLPELKRGRVGLVVATQIARYVAPSNPLPGWHSAEQAWAQTQGQLAWYREMERAGEMTAIVDLPSLDAHLARWQEAGGNVDALPVGYIRSLEGADSLVSVEYLERAVRDGLRAVGPAHYGPGRYAPGTHTTGRLEADGPALLAAMERFGVILDVTHLSDDSLWQALDLFGGAVWASHHNARALVDDQRQLPDDQIKAVVARGAVIGASCDAWMIVPNWVRGVSTPQSAGCTFERLADHVLHICSLAGSTRHVCIGSDLDGAFGTEQTPADLDTIVDLHRLCDVLASRGFSDEDLERFRWRNIVDFIRAHWAGREWLQ from the coding sequence ATGCTGCTCGTCGACGCGCACCTCGACCTGTCGATGAACGCGCTCGAATGGAACCGCGACCTGCGTCAGCCTGTCGCGGCCATCAGAGCACGTGAGGCCGGACTCACCGACAGGCCCGATCGCGGTCGCGCCACCGTCTCGCTTCCCGAGCTGAAAAGGGGACGCGTCGGCCTCGTGGTCGCCACGCAGATCGCACGCTACGTCGCACCGTCCAATCCGCTGCCCGGCTGGCACTCGGCGGAGCAGGCGTGGGCGCAGACGCAGGGTCAACTCGCGTGGTATCGCGAGATGGAACGCGCGGGGGAGATGACGGCGATCGTGGACCTCCCGTCGCTCGATGCACACCTCGCGCGCTGGCAGGAGGCGGGCGGCAACGTCGATGCGTTACCCGTTGGTTACATTCGCAGCCTCGAAGGAGCCGACTCGCTGGTGTCGGTGGAGTATCTGGAACGCGCGGTGCGCGACGGCCTGCGTGCCGTGGGACCCGCGCACTACGGGCCTGGACGATACGCGCCCGGCACGCATACGACGGGACGCCTCGAAGCCGACGGACCGGCCCTGCTCGCGGCGATGGAGCGCTTCGGCGTGATTCTCGACGTCACGCACCTGAGCGACGACAGCCTCTGGCAGGCACTCGACCTGTTCGGCGGTGCCGTGTGGGCGAGCCATCACAACGCACGCGCGCTCGTCGACGACCAGCGCCAGCTTCCCGACGATCAGATCAAGGCGGTCGTCGCCAGGGGCGCCGTCATCGGCGCGTCGTGCGATGCGTGGATGATCGTGCCGAACTGGGTGCGCGGCGTGTCGACGCCGCAGTCCGCCGGCTGCACGTTCGAGAGGCTGGCCGATCACGTCCTGCACATCTGCTCGCTGGCGGGCTCGACGCGTCACGTCTGCATCGGATCGGATCTCGACGGCGCGTTCGGCACCGAGCAGACGCCTGCCGACCTCGACACGATCGTCGACCTGCACCGCCTCTGCGACGTACTCGCCTCGCGCGGGTTCTCCGACGAGGATCTGGAGCGCTTCCGCTGGCGCAACATCGTCGATTTCATCAGGGCCCACTGGGCCGGACGGGAGTGGCTGCAATGA
- a CDS encoding adenosylhomocysteinase gives GNKDIITATHMAKMKDKAIVGNIGHFDNEIDMAGLKKVPGIERINIKPQYDEWRFPDGHSVMILAEGRLLNLGCATGHPSFVMSASFTNQVTAQIELHTNNAAYEKQVYTLPKRLDEKVARLHLDKLGVKLTVLDKTQADYIGVPVEGPYKPDHYRY, from the coding sequence CGGCAACAAGGACATCATCACCGCCACGCACATGGCGAAGATGAAGGACAAGGCCATCGTCGGCAACATCGGTCACTTCGACAACGAGATCGACATGGCCGGCCTGAAGAAGGTGCCCGGCATCGAGCGCATCAACATCAAGCCGCAGTACGACGAATGGCGCTTCCCCGACGGCCACAGCGTGATGATCCTCGCCGAGGGCCGTCTGCTGAACCTCGGGTGCGCGACGGGTCATCCGAGCTTTGTGATGTCTGCCTCGTTCACCAATCAGGTGACGGCGCAGATCGAGCTCCACACCAACAACGCGGCGTACGAGAAGCAGGTCTACACGCTGCCCAAGCGCCTCGACGAGAAGGTGGCGCGGCTGCACCTCGACAAGCTCGGCGTGAAGCTCACGGTGCTCGACAAGACGCAGGCCGACTACATCGGCGTCCCCGTCGAGGGTCCGTACAAGCCGGATCACTACCGGTACTGA
- a CDS encoding RidA family protein, protein MTPEQRFAALGLELPPAPRPMGVYKPGLIEGPYLYVSGHGTMRADGTMITGRVGEALDADAAKLAARQVGLSIIATIRATVGSLDRVQRVVKVLGMVWATPEFDRHPFVVNGCSELFAAIWGDDLGVGVRSAVGMGSLPGNIPVEIEALFRLTDA, encoded by the coding sequence ATGACTCCTGAACAACGCTTCGCTGCTCTCGGCCTCGAACTCCCGCCCGCCCCCAGACCGATGGGCGTCTACAAGCCCGGCCTCATCGAGGGACCGTATCTCTACGTGTCGGGGCATGGCACGATGCGCGCCGACGGCACGATGATCACCGGCCGCGTGGGCGAGGCCCTCGATGCCGACGCCGCCAAGCTCGCCGCGCGCCAGGTGGGACTGTCGATCATCGCGACGATCCGCGCCACCGTCGGCTCGCTCGATCGCGTGCAGCGCGTGGTGAAGGTGCTCGGCATGGTGTGGGCCACGCCCGAGTTCGACAGGCACCCGTTCGTCGTGAACGGCTGCAGCGAGCTCTTCGCGGCCATCTGGGGCGACGACCTCGGCGTGGGCGTGCGCAGCGCGGTGGGCATGGGGTCGCTGCCGGGCAACATCCCCGTCGAGATCGAAGCGCTGTTCCGCCTGACGGACGCCTGA
- a CDS encoding endonuclease/exonuclease/phosphatase family protein, translated as MTRRVLIAACAALGLAAVAPPTFAQTTDDALRVMSFNIRYGTAKDGDNHWDNRKAFLVDVLRAEAPDIVGLQEALHDQIAYIVDALPDYSVVGVGRDDGVWKGEYTAILYKRARLSLQRTDTFWFSETPTVVASTSWGNSITRICTWAQFTTPDGRPLTVFNLHLDHQSQPSREKSAALLRARIDARDPKAPAIVMGDFNSGERNPAVATMREGGTLVDTFRVKHPDASPVGTFTGFKYGQVSGEKIDYIFATADWEVVEAAIVRTERNQRYPSDHFPVTAVLRRR; from the coding sequence ATGACGCGTCGCGTACTCATCGCCGCATGTGCGGCGCTCGGACTGGCTGCGGTCGCGCCGCCGACCTTCGCGCAGACGACCGATGACGCCCTGCGCGTCATGAGCTTCAACATCCGCTACGGCACCGCGAAGGACGGCGACAATCACTGGGACAACCGCAAGGCGTTCCTCGTCGACGTACTGCGTGCCGAGGCGCCTGACATCGTCGGCCTCCAGGAGGCGCTCCACGACCAGATTGCGTACATCGTCGACGCACTGCCCGACTACTCGGTCGTCGGCGTCGGGCGCGACGATGGCGTATGGAAGGGGGAGTACACGGCGATCCTGTACAAGCGGGCGAGGCTGTCTCTCCAGCGCACCGACACGTTCTGGTTCTCGGAGACGCCGACAGTCGTGGCGTCGACGAGTTGGGGCAACTCCATCACGCGCATCTGCACGTGGGCGCAGTTCACGACGCCGGACGGACGTCCGCTGACGGTGTTCAATCTTCACCTCGATCACCAGTCGCAGCCGTCGCGCGAGAAGTCGGCGGCGCTGCTGCGCGCACGCATCGACGCGCGCGATCCGAAAGCGCCCGCTATCGTGATGGGCGACTTCAACTCCGGCGAGCGCAACCCGGCGGTCGCGACGATGCGTGAGGGCGGCACGCTGGTCGACACGTTCCGCGTCAAGCATCCCGATGCGTCGCCCGTGGGCACGTTCACGGGCTTCAAGTACGGCCAGGTGTCGGGTGAGAAGATCGACTACATCTTCGCGACGGCGGATTGGGAAGTCGTCGAA
- a CDS encoding gluconate transporter, which produces MLIALAVAGIVALILLLAVARLNAFLAFLVVCLGVGLAAGLSPTQVSLSIQKGLGDTLGSLAIVIGLGAMLGKIVAESGAAQRIATSLMRVSGPSYVQWALMVTGFIVGLPLFYAVGFVLVIPVIFSVAAQYRLPTVYVGLPMLAALSVTHGYLPPHPAPAALVQQFHADMGLTLLYGVVIAIPAILLAGPVYSRFVRHIDRPPLATFTPTLVPDADLPSLGASLCSALLPVGMLATGSVLVTIGGADQVLMAGRALSDPTLAMLCGVLAAVALLGRRQGRSLADVMTWCERAVADIASMLLVVGGAGAFKQVLTDAGASTAIASALLRLPAPPLVLAWVMAGLVRVCVGSATVAGLTTAGLVAPLVISGAVDPNLMVLAIGAGSLLLSHVNDGAFWLFKEYFALSVAETLQTWTAMETIVAIVGLAGVLVLDVLIH; this is translated from the coding sequence ATGCTCATCGCGCTCGCGGTTGCAGGCATCGTCGCGCTGATCCTGCTGCTCGCGGTTGCGCGCCTCAACGCCTTCCTCGCCTTCCTCGTCGTCTGTCTCGGCGTGGGGCTCGCCGCGGGGCTGTCGCCCACGCAGGTCTCGCTCTCGATTCAGAAGGGCCTCGGCGACACGCTCGGCTCGCTCGCGATCGTCATCGGCCTCGGCGCCATGCTGGGGAAGATCGTCGCCGAGAGCGGCGCGGCGCAGCGCATCGCCACGAGCCTGATGCGCGTCAGCGGTCCGAGTTACGTGCAGTGGGCCCTGATGGTCACCGGCTTCATCGTCGGCCTGCCGCTGTTCTACGCGGTTGGCTTCGTGCTGGTGATCCCGGTCATCTTCAGCGTCGCCGCGCAGTACCGGCTGCCAACCGTCTACGTCGGCCTCCCGATGCTCGCGGCGTTGTCCGTGACGCACGGATACCTGCCTCCGCACCCGGCACCGGCCGCGCTCGTCCAGCAGTTCCACGCCGACATGGGGCTCACGCTCCTGTACGGGGTCGTGATCGCGATACCCGCCATTCTGCTCGCGGGCCCGGTCTACAGCCGCTTCGTGCGCCACATCGACCGCCCGCCGCTGGCCACCTTCACGCCGACGCTCGTGCCTGATGCCGACCTTCCGTCGCTCGGTGCGAGCCTCTGTTCGGCGTTGCTGCCCGTCGGCATGCTGGCCACGGGATCGGTACTCGTCACTATCGGCGGTGCGGACCAGGTATTGATGGCGGGACGCGCGCTGTCCGATCCCACGCTCGCGATGCTGTGCGGCGTGCTCGCTGCCGTTGCGTTGCTCGGACGACGGCAGGGGCGGTCACTGGCCGACGTGATGACGTGGTGCGAACGTGCCGTCGCCGACATCGCCTCGATGCTGCTCGTGGTGGGAGGGGCGGGTGCCTTCAAGCAGGTGCTGACCGACGCGGGCGCGAGTACCGCCATCGCGAGTGCGCTTCTCAGGCTGCCCGCGCCGCCGCTCGTCCTGGCCTGGGTGATGGCCGGACTCGTGCGCGTGTGCGTCGGCTCGGCAACCGTGGCCGGCCTGACGACGGCAGGTCTCGTGGCACCGCTGGTCATCAGCGGCGCCGTCGATCCGAACCTCATGGTGCTGGCGATCGGTGCGGGAAGCCTCCTCCTCTCGCACGTGAACGACGGCGCCTTCTGGCTCTTCAAGGAATACTTTGCGCTGTCTGTCGCGGAGACCTTGCAGACGTGGACCGCAATGGAGACGATCGTGGCCATCGTCGGACTCGCCGGCGTGCTCGTGCTCGACGTCCTGATTCACTGA